In one Thermanaerovibrio velox DSM 12556 genomic region, the following are encoded:
- a CDS encoding branched-chain amino acid ABC transporter permease yields the protein MSLDMFVQHLFNALMLGSLYGLVAIGYTMVYGILRLINFAHGDIFMLGAYGVFWSVTLYKLPWFAAVALSVVVVAGIGVMVDRIAYRPLRDAPRISALISAIGVSFFIENVCIVVFSGIPRPVPSPDWLVEVIELGKVRILPLAILVPLVSLLLVAFLFWVVYRTKPGLAMRAISKDIETTRLMGVGVDRIIALTFGLGSALAAAAGIMWSLRYPQIHPLMGIFPGFKAFIAAVIGGIGSIQGALLGGLMLGFIEIMIVAFMPSLSGYRDAFAFVLLILILLFKPTGLMGEKLEDKV from the coding sequence TTGAGTCTTGACATGTTTGTGCAGCACCTTTTCAACGCCCTGATGCTTGGAAGCCTTTACGGCCTGGTGGCCATAGGCTACACGATGGTGTACGGTATACTCAGGCTCATCAACTTTGCGCATGGTGACATCTTCATGCTGGGGGCCTATGGGGTTTTTTGGAGCGTGACCCTTTACAAGCTCCCGTGGTTTGCTGCGGTGGCGCTCTCGGTGGTTGTGGTGGCTGGTATAGGTGTGATGGTTGACCGGATAGCTTACAGGCCCTTGCGGGATGCACCCCGGATAAGCGCGCTCATAAGCGCCATTGGTGTGTCCTTTTTCATAGAGAACGTGTGCATAGTGGTCTTTTCTGGCATACCCAGGCCTGTGCCGTCACCTGATTGGCTGGTGGAGGTGATAGAGCTCGGGAAGGTTAGGATCCTGCCCTTGGCGATATTGGTTCCCTTGGTGTCCCTCTTGCTGGTGGCCTTTCTGTTCTGGGTGGTTTATAGGACTAAGCCTGGGCTTGCCATGAGGGCCATATCCAAGGATATAGAGACGACCCGTCTCATGGGAGTGGGGGTTGACCGCATAATAGCCCTTACCTTTGGTCTTGGGTCTGCCCTGGCTGCGGCGGCGGGCATCATGTGGTCCCTTCGTTATCCTCAGATACATCCTCTCATGGGCATATTCCCTGGTTTTAAGGCGTTCATAGCCGCTGTGATAGGGGGCATAGGTTCTATCCAGGGAGCGCTCTTGGGGGGACTCATGCTGGGGTTCATAGAGATAATGATAGTGGCCTTCATGCCGTCCCTTTCCGGCTATAGGGACGCCTTCGCTTTCGTGTTGCTCATATTGATACTCCTATTTAAACCCACCGGTCTCATGGGGGAGAAGCTGGAGGACAAGGTATGA
- a CDS encoding ABC transporter substrate-binding protein — MRVWRTLFLSLFVAVFLVGAAFGADTIRIGVYLPLTGQNAFGGQLELEGVKMAHREMGTVLGKKVELVVVDNKSDKVEAANAVKRLVEKEKVVAIIGTYGSSLAMAGGEISEKAKIPAVGTSCTNPLVTQGKKYYFRVCFIDPYQGAGAATFALNNLKAKNAALLIDVAQDYSVGLASFFEKAFVKGGGKIVAKLSYNSGDQDFTAQLTEIKSKNPDVLFIPSYFAEGAIIMKQARDLGAKFHILGGDAMDNPDIVKIGGAAVEGFSYTTFPYDPTMKDMNPVAKKFTARWRSEFPGKEPNVNAALGYDAYMLIMDAIKRAGKPDPEAITKALASTKGFLGVTGSTTINATHDAEKPVGIMQIKGGKRIFLTTVQPKL; from the coding sequence ATGAGGGTTTGGAGGACGTTGTTCTTATCGCTTTTTGTGGCGGTGTTCCTGGTCGGTGCTGCCTTTGGGGCCGACACGATTCGGATAGGGGTTTACCTTCCCCTGACCGGGCAGAACGCCTTCGGTGGTCAGCTGGAGCTGGAGGGGGTCAAGATGGCCCATCGTGAGATGGGCACCGTGCTGGGCAAGAAGGTTGAGCTCGTGGTGGTGGACAACAAGTCCGACAAGGTAGAGGCCGCCAATGCGGTGAAGCGCTTGGTGGAGAAGGAGAAGGTGGTGGCCATAATAGGCACCTACGGATCCTCCTTGGCCATGGCGGGCGGAGAGATCTCCGAGAAGGCCAAGATACCGGCGGTTGGGACCTCGTGCACTAACCCTCTGGTTACCCAGGGCAAGAAGTATTACTTCCGGGTATGCTTCATCGATCCCTATCAGGGGGCGGGCGCTGCCACGTTTGCCCTTAACAACCTGAAGGCCAAGAATGCGGCTTTGCTGATCGACGTGGCCCAGGACTACAGCGTGGGCCTTGCGTCCTTCTTTGAGAAGGCCTTTGTCAAGGGTGGTGGTAAGATCGTTGCCAAGCTGAGCTACAACTCCGGTGACCAGGATTTTACGGCCCAGCTCACGGAGATCAAGAGCAAGAACCCGGACGTGCTCTTTATCCCCTCCTACTTCGCCGAGGGGGCCATCATAATGAAGCAGGCTCGGGACCTTGGGGCGAAGTTCCACATATTGGGTGGGGACGCCATGGATAACCCCGACATAGTAAAGATAGGTGGGGCTGCGGTGGAGGGTTTCTCCTACACCACGTTCCCTTACGACCCCACCATGAAGGACATGAACCCGGTGGCTAAGAAGTTCACCGCCCGTTGGCGCAGCGAGTTCCCTGGTAAGGAGCCCAACGTTAACGCCGCTCTGGGCTACGATGCCTACATGCTCATAATGGACGCCATCAAGCGGGCCGGCAAGCCGGACCCCGAGGCAATAACCAAGGCTTTGGCCAGCACCAAGGGCTTCCTTGGGGTCACCGGTTCCACCACGATAAATGCCACCCACGATGCGGAGAAGCCGGTTGGCATCATGCAGATCAAGGGTGGCAAGAGGATATTCCTCACCACCGTCCAGCCCAAGCTGTAG
- a CDS encoding radical SAM protein: MLHDRRLFLDGVCVSGGEPCMQRGIGELLGRIKSMGLLVKLDTNGTYPEVLRDLLEQGLVDMVAMDIKAHWDLYPLLTGGLDVASMVRRSLEIIRSSGVDYELRTTWVPALMSVDHLRSIRFMLNDDEHWVVQPFRPGRCLKPELDETAAASPDEIMDALGGVRVRG; encoded by the coding sequence ATGCTTCATGATCGCCGCCTTTTTCTTGACGGGGTGTGCGTGAGTGGCGGTGAGCCATGCATGCAGAGGGGCATCGGGGAGCTTTTGGGCAGGATCAAGTCCATGGGGCTTTTGGTGAAGCTTGACACCAACGGCACGTACCCCGAGGTTCTGAGGGATCTGCTGGAGCAGGGGCTTGTGGACATGGTGGCCATGGATATTAAAGCCCATTGGGACCTGTATCCCTTGTTGACGGGGGGCTTGGACGTGGCGTCCATGGTAAGGCGTTCCCTGGAGATCATAAGGTCTTCTGGGGTTGATTATGAGCTCAGGACCACTTGGGTGCCTGCCCTCATGTCCGTTGATCACTTGAGGTCCATCCGGTTCATGCTCAACGACGACGAGCATTGGGTGGTTCAGCCCTTCAGGCCGGGCCGTTGCCTCAAGCCCGAGCTGGACGAGACCGCTGCTGCATCCCCGGATGAGATAATGGATGCTTTGGGTGGTGTGCGGGTGAGGGGATAG
- the nrdD gene encoding anaerobic ribonucleoside-triphosphate reductase, with protein sequence MITTDVTGIDQVSLGGRQQHLFGGGESTDLALMVDALGHEERYEWDPVRIKNALVLEAGVDPEVASSIAAEVEDDIIRYGRDRVTTRLIREMVNVKLFQRGLDAKLADHSQVGLPVRDLETMLLKPNKENSNTTHNPESINLSIAERVLKEYSLSKVFTPDVASAHLNGDIHLHDLGMVNRPYCSGQSIAYVARYGLNIPSITSVSAPAKHADVLLAHVLKMTSVLQNNFAGAIGWDAVNMFFAPYLVGASDREYKQLAQQLIFEFNQLAGGRGGQVAFTDINLYYEIPNHFRDVPAIGPGGQFTGKTYGEYDSESKKFLKALFEVYLEGDSRGQPFFFPKPLLHITDYFFKEHGWEEFLELACRVASEKGNTYFVFDRGGVAKLSECCRLSFELSEEDLKEAHQPWKMRYCALQNVTINLPRLAYRSKGDQDVLFDLVDQYMELSAKAHMQKRAFIKEILSLGKKGPLSALCVDHDGEGYLRFDKASHLIGILGVNEMVQVMTGHQLHEDKGALDLGLAVVKYMEIKCEQLAERYGVKMVLEQTPAESTAHRFAKLDLKAFPEEASKVIKGDFRTGEIYYTNSTHLNYHLALDPIQRVVEEGMFHPMIKAGALTHVWMGEHKPDPKGLSSLIQKIHLHSENAQVAFSPEFTICNSCNRVHRGLFSTCPSCGSEDVDGITRITGYFTRTSSWNAGKRGELKDRSRVAVS encoded by the coding sequence ATGATAACCACTGATGTCACCGGAATAGATCAGGTGTCTTTGGGGGGGCGCCAGCAACACCTCTTCGGGGGTGGCGAGTCCACCGACCTTGCCTTGATGGTGGATGCCTTGGGGCATGAGGAGCGGTACGAGTGGGATCCCGTGCGAATAAAGAACGCCTTGGTGTTGGAGGCGGGGGTGGATCCTGAGGTGGCGTCCAGCATAGCGGCGGAGGTGGAGGACGACATAATCCGCTATGGCAGGGACAGGGTTACCACCCGTCTCATCCGGGAGATGGTTAACGTTAAGCTCTTCCAGAGGGGGCTGGATGCTAAGCTGGCGGACCACAGCCAGGTGGGGTTGCCGGTTAGGGATCTTGAGACCATGTTGTTGAAGCCCAACAAGGAGAACAGCAACACCACCCACAACCCGGAGTCGATCAACCTCTCCATAGCGGAGAGGGTGCTTAAGGAGTATTCGCTCAGCAAGGTGTTCACTCCCGACGTGGCTTCTGCCCACCTTAACGGGGACATTCACCTTCATGATTTGGGCATGGTTAACCGTCCCTACTGTTCCGGGCAGAGCATAGCTTACGTAGCCAGGTACGGGCTTAACATCCCTTCTATAACCAGTGTCTCCGCCCCTGCCAAGCATGCGGACGTGCTGTTGGCCCACGTCCTCAAGATGACCTCTGTCCTTCAGAACAACTTTGCCGGGGCCATAGGTTGGGATGCGGTTAACATGTTCTTTGCCCCTTACTTGGTCGGTGCTTCCGACAGGGAGTATAAGCAGCTGGCCCAGCAGCTTATATTCGAGTTCAACCAGTTGGCGGGTGGTCGTGGGGGCCAGGTGGCGTTCACGGACATAAACCTTTACTACGAGATACCGAACCACTTCCGGGACGTTCCTGCCATAGGGCCTGGTGGCCAGTTCACCGGCAAGACCTATGGGGAGTACGATTCGGAGTCCAAGAAGTTCCTAAAGGCCCTCTTCGAGGTCTACCTCGAGGGGGACAGCCGTGGTCAGCCGTTCTTCTTCCCCAAGCCTCTTCTGCACATAACCGACTACTTCTTCAAGGAGCACGGCTGGGAGGAGTTCTTGGAGCTTGCCTGCCGGGTGGCTTCGGAGAAGGGTAACACTTACTTCGTGTTTGATCGAGGTGGGGTTGCCAAGCTGTCCGAGTGCTGCAGGTTGTCCTTTGAGTTGAGCGAGGAGGACCTGAAGGAGGCTCATCAGCCCTGGAAGATGCGTTACTGTGCGCTTCAGAACGTCACCATTAACCTTCCCCGTCTTGCCTACCGGTCGAAAGGGGACCAGGACGTGTTGTTCGACCTGGTGGACCAGTACATGGAGCTCAGTGCCAAGGCGCATATGCAGAAGAGGGCTTTCATAAAGGAGATATTGTCCTTGGGTAAGAAGGGGCCCTTGAGCGCCCTTTGTGTGGATCACGATGGGGAAGGTTACCTTAGGTTTGATAAGGCCTCCCATCTCATAGGGATCCTGGGGGTTAACGAGATGGTCCAGGTGATGACCGGCCACCAGCTGCATGAGGACAAGGGGGCGTTGGACTTGGGGCTGGCGGTGGTCAAGTACATGGAGATCAAGTGTGAGCAGCTGGCGGAGCGCTACGGGGTTAAGATGGTGTTGGAGCAGACTCCGGCGGAGAGCACCGCTCACCGTTTTGCCAAGCTGGACCTCAAGGCGTTTCCAGAGGAGGCCTCCAAGGTCATAAAGGGGGACTTCAGAACCGGGGAGATATACTACACCAACAGCACCCACTTGAACTACCATTTGGCCTTGGACCCCATACAGCGGGTGGTGGAGGAGGGCATGTTCCATCCCATGATAAAGGCCGGTGCTCTCACCCACGTGTGGATGGGAGAGCACAAGCCGGATCCCAAGGGGTTGAGCAGCCTGATCCAAAAGATCCACTTACACAGCGAGAACGCCCAGGTTGCCTTCAGTCCGGAGTTCACCATATGCAACTCCTGCAACCGGGTACACCGGGGGCTCTTCTCTACGTGTCCTTCCTGCGGCTCCGAGGATGTGGACGGCATAACCAGGATAACCGGTTACTTCACCAGGACCTCCAGTTGGAACGCCGGTAAAAGGGGAGAGCTTAAGGACAGGAGCCGGGTGGCGGTGTCCTAA
- the nrdR gene encoding transcriptional regulator NrdR, translating into MLCPQCGLSETRVIETRTSDGGKVVRRRRECPSCSHRFTTYERVEERQVLWVVKKDGRRESFDRCKLLRGLMRACEKLPVPLDVLEDAACRIEGKLRERESGEVLSMEVGDLAMDELRRINKVAYVRFASVYREFTDLSNFAAEIARLIEEREDKHDNH; encoded by the coding sequence ATGCTCTGTCCTCAGTGTGGATTAAGTGAGACCCGGGTCATAGAGACCAGGACCTCCGATGGCGGCAAGGTGGTTCGTCGCCGTCGGGAGTGCCCTTCCTGTTCCCATCGTTTTACCACCTACGAGAGGGTTGAGGAGCGCCAGGTGCTTTGGGTGGTGAAGAAGGATGGCAGGAGGGAGAGTTTTGACCGGTGCAAGCTTTTGAGGGGCCTTATGAGGGCTTGTGAGAAGCTGCCGGTGCCGTTGGACGTCCTGGAGGACGCGGCTTGCAGGATAGAGGGCAAGCTTAGGGAGCGGGAGTCCGGAGAGGTTTTGAGCATGGAAGTTGGTGACCTGGCCATGGATGAGCTTAGGAGGATCAACAAGGTAGCCTACGTGAGGTTTGCGTCGGTTTACCGGGAGTTCACGGATCTTTCTAATTTCGCCGCGGAGATAGCCAGGCTCATAGAGGAAAGGGAGGATAAGCATGATAACCACTGA